Proteins found in one Desulfomonilia bacterium genomic segment:
- a CDS encoding 3-keto-5-aminohexanoate cleavage protein: MAENKVIICAALAGAATMKNNNPSVPYTPEEFAIEAEKCYNSGAAMVHVHARQDDGWPTHDHARIKETHDAIKARCPKLIVNMSSAVGMGKTPEQRISQIVHVNPEMASLNTNTMNFSVLDRKTGAIFIDFIFENTFTMLQDFGKAMEAQKTKPEIEIYDIGGLDNVLLIMKQGFFSQPMNFNFVWGVVGGQAFRPDAFVTMYHALPAGANFTTCGVGIEQFPANMMSCLMGGHMRVGLEDNTRMPDGEIAKGSYEQVEWAVTVAKSLGRTPATPDEASSIMGTTRR; the protein is encoded by the coding sequence ATGGCTGAAAACAAGGTAATAATCTGTGCTGCTCTGGCGGGTGCCGCCACGATGAAAAACAATAACCCTTCTGTTCCCTATACACCTGAAGAATTCGCAATCGAAGCTGAAAAATGCTACAACTCAGGCGCTGCAATGGTGCATGTCCATGCGCGCCAGGATGACGGCTGGCCGACTCATGACCATGCAAGGATCAAGGAGACTCATGACGCGATCAAGGCAAGATGCCCCAAACTTATCGTCAACATGAGTTCCGCCGTCGGCATGGGCAAAACTCCCGAACAGCGCATAAGCCAGATCGTACATGTCAATCCTGAAATGGCGTCTCTGAATACCAACACGATGAATTTCTCAGTGCTTGACCGAAAAACAGGCGCAATATTCATAGATTTTATATTTGAAAACACATTCACCATGCTCCAGGATTTCGGCAAGGCCATGGAAGCCCAGAAAACGAAACCTGAGATCGAGATATATGACATAGGCGGTCTCGACAATGTTCTCCTTATAATGAAGCAGGGCTTTTTCTCCCAACCCATGAATTTCAACTTCGTATGGGGCGTTGTCGGCGGACAAGCCTTCAGGCCCGATGCGTTTGTAACCATGTACCACGCCCTTCCGGCAGGTGCCAACTTCACTACCTGCGGTGTCGGTATTGAACAGTTCCCGGCAAATATGATGAGCTGCCTCATGGGCGGTCATATGAGAGTAGGGCTTGAAGACAATACCCGCATGCCCGATGGTGAAATCGCCAAAGGTAGCTACGAGCAGGTCGAATGGGCCGTCACGGTTGCGAAATCTCTTGGAAGAACTCCTGCGACACCTGATGAAGCAAGTTCAATAATGGGTACGACCAGAAGATAG
- a CDS encoding Zn-ribbon domain-containing OB-fold protein yields the protein MAVDKKIDKSECFVMNGKMALPNQYFAGSVGSKFIISLRDAKKILGVKCGKCNKVYVPPREYCEKDLEKLDENWVELGNEGVVTNYTIVNYCDKHLPIKPPYILALIKVDGADTPFAHIVQGIALEDIKIGMRVKAVYAAETTNSIRDLDHFEPV from the coding sequence ATGGCAGTAGATAAAAAAATAGACAAGAGTGAATGTTTTGTAATGAACGGCAAGATGGCCCTGCCGAACCAGTATTTTGCCGGCAGTGTCGGATCGAAGTTCATAATCTCCTTAAGAGATGCCAAGAAGATACTCGGTGTAAAATGCGGCAAGTGCAACAAGGTTTATGTGCCGCCTAGGGAATACTGCGAGAAGGACCTTGAAAAGCTTGATGAAAACTGGGTTGAACTTGGAAATGAAGGTGTTGTGACAAACTATACCATTGTGAATTACTGCGACAAGCACCTGCCCATCAAGCCGCCTTATATACTTGCGCTCATAAAGGTTGATGGTGCGGATACGCCTTTTGCACATATAGTTCAGGGGATTGCACTGGAAGACATAAAGATAGGAATGAGGGTCAAAGCGGTCTATGCAGCCGAGACTACGAATTCCATAAGGGATCTTGATCATTTTGAGCCTGTGTGA
- a CDS encoding CoA-transferase, with amino-acid sequence MDILEQGIGELFTDPDPDKARLHFRHKSRKLENKLMPLKEAIDKYVKDGEYLAIGGFGANRAPIAACHEIVRQGRKNMGFAGHTSTHDFQILAAGEVFNRCDAAYIIGLEARGLSNVARRYMQSGKVQVTEWSNYSLAARLKAAAMGVPFVPTRNLMGTDTFKYSGCKVVECPFTGKKIVLQPALYPDISIIHVHEADIYGNCRIKGIMIADDDLARASKKLIITCERLIPNEEIRRDPTATKIPYWLVDAVCEVPFGAYPGNMAYEYFSDEQHLKEWMQTEEDPERFKAFMQKYIYGCKDHYDYIELNGGIHKIIELRLKEHMLHKEVTNG; translated from the coding sequence GTGGACATTTTAGAACAGGGAATTGGGGAGCTTTTCACGGATCCCGATCCGGACAAGGCAAGGCTGCACTTCCGCCACAAATCGCGGAAACTGGAAAACAAGCTCATGCCTCTCAAGGAAGCGATTGATAAGTACGTGAAGGACGGCGAATATCTCGCCATAGGCGGTTTTGGCGCAAACAGAGCACCGATTGCCGCTTGTCATGAGATTGTCCGGCAGGGAAGGAAAAACATGGGATTCGCAGGGCACACGTCCACCCATGATTTTCAGATTCTGGCTGCGGGCGAGGTTTTCAACAGGTGTGATGCCGCTTATATAATAGGCCTGGAAGCAAGGGGACTTTCCAATGTTGCCCGCAGGTATATGCAGAGCGGCAAGGTTCAGGTCACCGAATGGAGCAATTACAGCCTGGCGGCAAGACTCAAGGCCGCCGCTATGGGTGTCCCGTTCGTACCGACCAGAAACCTGATGGGAACCGATACCTTCAAGTACAGCGGCTGCAAGGTAGTTGAGTGTCCCTTCACAGGTAAAAAGATTGTGCTTCAGCCCGCCCTCTATCCGGACATATCGATCATTCATGTGCATGAAGCCGACATATACGGCAACTGCCGCATAAAGGGCATCATGATTGCCGATGACGATCTGGCAAGGGCTAGCAAAAAGCTCATCATTACATGCGAAAGGCTTATTCCCAATGAAGAAATCCGCCGTGATCCTACAGCGACGAAGATACCTTACTGGCTGGTGGATGCAGTCTGTGAAGTGCCTTTCGGCGCATATCCGGGTAATATGGCTTATGAATATTTCTCGGATGAACAGCATCTGAAAGAGTGGATGCAGACCGAAGAGGACCCCGAGAGGTTCAAGGCCTTCATGCAGAAGTATATTTATGGCTGCAAAGACCATTATGACTATATCGAGCTCAACGGCGGCATACACAAGATAATCGAACTGAGACTGAAGGAACACATGCTTCACAAGGAGGTGACCAATGGCTGA
- a CDS encoding long-chain fatty acid--CoA ligase yields the protein MKENLGQIFRRQAKKFGSRLAAEKRMDGVWHGITWEEYYKAAKEIGLGLYSLGVRKGDRVSILSTNRLEWIESDMGIIGIGAVTIPIYPTVPSSEAGYINNNSDAKVFIAENKEAADKGLDTIGLCPELLKIVVIDTRGVDMNDNRLMSFEELRTLGAELDKKEPGLFEKLTDAVSVDDLATFVYTSGTTGHPKGAMITHKNILAVFDGLGKIVPADETDETVPFLPLCHVFERIAGHFYGMKVGITSHYAQDFNTIVEDIQAKRPTIILAVPRVCEKVYAKIQAQVKQQPPLMQKVFKWATTVGAQVSKLKEKKQSIPLLLNIQYKIAYNLVYKKVAMALGGRVRWMTAAGAPLSREIADFFNAAGVFVIEGYGMTESTAPATLNTITDYKLGTTGKPLPCNEIKIADDGEILIKGDNVIQGYWKMPEQTKEAFTDDGWLKSGDIGHLDSDGFLVITDRKKDLIITAGGKNIAPQNIENMFKQDPLFEQVIVIGDNRKYLVSLFNLNHEESARIAKQAGISFNNPEELFDKKEFLNLVDKHVQDLNRNLARVETIKYYRVLKNTFSEATGELTPSLKVKRKVVMNKYKDIIESMYPVDGE from the coding sequence ATGAAGGAGAATCTGGGGCAGATTTTCAGGAGACAGGCTAAAAAATTCGGCAGCAGGCTTGCCGCCGAAAAGAGAATGGACGGAGTATGGCACGGTATTACCTGGGAAGAATACTATAAAGCTGCAAAGGAAATCGGACTTGGTTTATACAGCCTCGGGGTCAGAAAGGGTGACCGTGTTTCCATTTTGAGTACCAACAGGCTTGAATGGATTGAATCGGATATGGGTATAATCGGAATTGGAGCTGTTACGATACCCATATATCCGACAGTACCTTCATCTGAAGCGGGTTACATAAATAACAACTCAGATGCCAAAGTCTTCATTGCGGAAAACAAAGAAGCTGCCGATAAAGGTCTCGACACAATAGGGCTGTGTCCCGAGCTTTTAAAGATAGTCGTCATTGACACACGCGGCGTTGATATGAATGACAACAGGCTTATGAGTTTTGAAGAACTCAGAACGCTTGGTGCCGAACTGGACAAGAAAGAGCCGGGTCTTTTCGAAAAGCTGACAGATGCTGTAAGTGTGGATGATCTTGCCACATTTGTCTATACATCCGGCACGACAGGGCATCCGAAGGGCGCCATGATAACGCACAAGAATATTCTTGCCGTATTTGACGGTCTTGGCAAGATTGTCCCTGCCGACGAGACGGATGAAACGGTTCCATTTCTGCCGCTGTGTCATGTTTTCGAGAGAATAGCAGGACATTTCTACGGCATGAAGGTCGGCATCACCTCGCATTATGCTCAGGATTTCAACACAATCGTCGAAGACATACAGGCCAAGAGGCCGACAATCATTCTTGCCGTGCCCCGTGTGTGCGAAAAGGTCTATGCAAAGATACAGGCCCAGGTCAAGCAGCAGCCGCCGCTGATGCAGAAGGTCTTCAAATGGGCTACAACAGTAGGCGCACAGGTGAGTAAATTAAAAGAGAAGAAGCAGTCGATCCCGCTTCTTCTGAACATTCAGTATAAGATTGCATATAATCTTGTTTACAAGAAAGTCGCTATGGCGCTGGGCGGCCGTGTGCGCTGGATGACTGCTGCAGGAGCGCCGCTGTCCCGCGAGATTGCCGATTTCTTCAATGCTGCGGGCGTATTTGTAATCGAGGGTTATGGCATGACCGAAAGCACTGCACCTGCGACTCTCAACACGATAACAGACTACAAGCTCGGTACGACCGGCAAGCCGCTTCCGTGCAATGAAATCAAGATCGCTGACGACGGCGAAATCCTTATCAAGGGCGATAACGTCATTCAGGGCTACTGGAAAATGCCTGAACAGACAAAAGAGGCCTTTACCGATGACGGCTGGCTGAAAAGCGGTGATATAGGACATCTCGATTCAGACGGCTTCCTGGTAATAACGGACCGCAAGAAAGACCTTATCATAACCGCAGGCGGAAAAAACATAGCACCTCAGAATATCGAGAACATGTTCAAGCAGGACCCTCTGTTCGAGCAGGTCATAGTAATCGGCGACAACCGGAAATACCTTGTTTCGCTGTTCAACCTGAACCACGAAGAGAGTGCACGTATAGCAAAACAGGCGGGCATAAGCTTTAATAATCCTGAAGAACTGTTTGATAAGAAGGAGTTCTTAAACCTGGTTGACAAACATGTTCAGGATCTCAACAGAAATCTCGCAAGGGTTGAAACCATAAAATACTACAGGGTGCTCAAAAATACATTCTCGGAAGCCACAGGCGAACTGACGCCGTCGCTCAAGGTTAAGCGCAAGGTGGTCATGAACAAATACAAGGATATCATCGAGAGCATGTATCCGGTTGACGGAGAATAA
- a CDS encoding SCP2 sterol-binding domain-containing protein — MAEYFGSRVEDIFGTMPERFKPEGVTGVDVVIGYDITGEGGGKWTVTIKDSKLKVEKIEGGLPKCSVTLNTDAEGFVGGALGKLDTGEAFSSGRLKVAGDITALLNVLPKAFTPFKPVIRAKAIVESMPERFRADKAEGVSMKIGYDLSGTDGGKWTVVIKDNACTLKEGIDADNTVTLIMDADIFVGLNTGKVDPGAAFSAGQVKIDGDMMAAGATAKLFNKFEVAGGDEKGGEELISLKCVPSINQRFATGTHMGKWFKGLKEKKFFASKCPVCGRTQIPPREVCAVCRVRADEFIEVGPKGTVTVIDKVYFASPDPLSGKVKQTPYAALFMILDGSTPGESFAHDIKKEDFDRIRPGMKVRPVWAENRTGSFSDLLYFEIDD, encoded by the coding sequence ATGGCTGAATATTTTGGCTCAAGAGTGGAAGATATATTCGGTACGATGCCCGAGAGGTTCAAACCGGAAGGTGTAACCGGTGTCGATGTGGTTATTGGGTATGACATAACCGGCGAAGGCGGCGGAAAATGGACCGTGACGATCAAGGATTCAAAGCTAAAAGTTGAAAAGATTGAAGGCGGTCTGCCCAAATGTTCGGTAACTTTGAATACCGATGCAGAAGGGTTTGTCGGCGGAGCGCTGGGAAAACTCGATACAGGAGAGGCCTTTTCGTCCGGAAGACTAAAGGTTGCCGGTGATATAACCGCTCTGCTCAACGTCCTTCCGAAGGCCTTTACGCCGTTCAAGCCGGTCATAAGGGCTAAGGCAATCGTTGAGAGCATGCCTGAACGCTTCAGGGCCGACAAGGCTGAAGGTGTCAGTATGAAGATAGGTTATGACCTCTCCGGGACCGACGGCGGCAAGTGGACTGTTGTAATCAAGGACAATGCCTGTACTCTCAAGGAAGGCATAGATGCTGACAATACTGTTACCCTCATAATGGATGCAGATATTTTTGTCGGGCTCAATACCGGAAAGGTCGATCCGGGTGCTGCCTTCAGCGCTGGCCAGGTGAAGATAGACGGTGATATGATGGCTGCAGGAGCGACAGCAAAGCTGTTCAATAAATTCGAGGTCGCAGGTGGAGATGAAAAAGGCGGAGAAGAGCTGATCAGCCTCAAGTGTGTTCCTTCGATAAACCAGAGGTTTGCCACAGGTACGCACATGGGGAAATGGTTTAAAGGTCTCAAGGAAAAGAAGTTTTTTGCATCCAAATGTCCCGTTTGCGGAAGAACCCAGATACCTCCGCGTGAAGTCTGTGCAGTCTGCAGAGTACGTGCTGATGAATTCATTGAAGTTGGACCTAAAGGCACGGTAACCGTTATTGACAAGGTATATTTTGCAAGTCCTGACCCTCTCAGCGGAAAGGTCAAGCAGACACCTTATGCCGCTCTTTTCATGATTTTGGACGGCTCGACACCTGGTGAAAGTTTTGCACACGATATCAAAAAGGAAGATTTCGACAGGATTCGTCCCGGTATGAAAGTCAGGCCGGTCTGGGCGGAGAACAGGACGGGAAGCTTTTCAGACCTGCTCTATTTCGAAATCGATGACTAG
- a CDS encoding thiolase family protein — translation MKRVAICAVAQHKIEPDIWYKRFQGMLIDVMDDIRSQTGFTYDEKNGVRNIVTCSDDVFDARTISNNGVTDAVGGHYRGEEKMAQEGLNGLGYAASMILAGHDDVVYVAGHSKESQPESRLLCSSLAYDPFYGRPVGLDFLNVAALQARAYAEKSGITDEHLAKVVVRARAWAAKNPYANETKQLDLGDVMFSPMVCDPIRKNHIYPVSDGAVAFLLASEERAHEFTDNPVWITGFASCMDSYFLGDRDLASNFALKKASERAYKKAGIKNPKKTIKLAEVMDCYAYQQPMWLEGLGLADEGKGGEFIDEGLLDKYNVNRSGGMLCGSPIMIGGMYRAAEAVLQLQGKAGKRQAKGVKCAVVQSTTGGAGQHQAVLVLEK, via the coding sequence ATGAAAAGGGTTGCTATCTGTGCAGTTGCCCAGCACAAGATTGAACCGGACATCTGGTATAAGCGTTTCCAGGGAATGCTTATAGACGTTATGGATGACATACGATCCCAGACCGGTTTCACCTACGATGAAAAAAATGGTGTCAGGAACATAGTAACATGTTCGGATGACGTATTTGATGCGCGCACCATCTCCAATAATGGTGTGACAGACGCTGTCGGCGGCCATTACAGGGGTGAGGAAAAGATGGCGCAGGAAGGTCTCAACGGCCTTGGATACGCCGCGAGCATGATCCTTGCCGGACATGATGATGTCGTCTATGTGGCGGGCCATTCAAAGGAAAGCCAGCCTGAAAGCCGTCTTCTGTGTTCAAGCCTCGCATATGATCCCTTCTACGGGAGACCTGTAGGACTCGATTTCCTTAATGTAGCGGCGCTCCAGGCAAGGGCTTATGCTGAAAAGTCAGGCATAACGGATGAACATCTTGCAAAGGTTGTTGTCCGTGCCCGGGCGTGGGCTGCAAAAAATCCTTATGCGAATGAGACGAAACAGCTTGATCTGGGCGATGTAATGTTTTCGCCGATGGTCTGCGACCCGATAAGGAAAAACCATATCTATCCCGTATCCGACGGTGCCGTGGCGTTCCTGCTCGCTTCTGAAGAAAGGGCGCATGAATTTACAGATAATCCGGTATGGATAACGGGATTTGCAAGCTGCATGGACAGCTATTTTCTTGGTGACCGCGACCTTGCGAGCAACTTCGCCCTCAAGAAGGCGTCTGAACGTGCCTATAAAAAAGCCGGAATCAAGAATCCGAAGAAGACGATAAAGCTTGCCGAAGTCATGGACTGCTACGCATATCAGCAGCCCATGTGGCTTGAGGGCCTGGGGCTGGCTGACGAGGGAAAAGGCGGAGAATTCATAGATGAAGGCCTGCTTGATAAATACAATGTAAACCGTTCCGGCGGGATGCTTTGCGGTTCACCAATCATGATCGGAGGCATGTACAGGGCGGCTGAGGCGGTACTGCAGCTTCAGGGCAAGGCCGGCAAACGTCAGGCCAAAGGCGTCAAATGTGCCGTTGTTCAGAGCACCACCGGCGGCGCCGGCCAGCATCAGGCAGTGCTTGTTCTCGAGAAGTAG
- a CDS encoding TetR/AcrR family transcriptional regulator, with the protein MAKDDKQKIIIDAALEVFRDKAFANTRMADIANRAGVSYGLVYHYFSSKEVLFDVIVESWWKNLYEMLEGVKSDQDEFENKLRIIMNFFLDTYETNPNLMAIFVTEVSRSSVYHTARGLSRFRKLFELFEQIMVIGQKKKFLRSDIAPHYLTYIFLGAIEAFMSVVVLGNEKLSNDRKTRATNAILSVFLNGAKV; encoded by the coding sequence ATGGCTAAAGATGATAAGCAGAAAATTATTATTGATGCTGCATTGGAGGTCTTCAGGGACAAGGCTTTCGCCAACACCCGCATGGCTGATATAGCCAACCGAGCAGGGGTTTCATACGGTCTGGTTTATCATTATTTTTCAAGCAAGGAAGTTCTTTTCGATGTTATTGTCGAGTCGTGGTGGAAAAACCTTTATGAAATGCTTGAAGGGGTAAAGTCCGATCAGGATGAATTCGAGAACAAACTACGAATCATAATGAATTTCTTTCTTGATACTTATGAAACCAACCCCAACCTGATGGCGATCTTTGTCACTGAAGTGTCCAGAAGCTCGGTGTACCATACAGCAAGAGGGCTTTCGAGGTTCAGGAAGCTCTTTGAGCTGTTCGAACAGATTATGGTTATCGGACAGAAGAAGAAATTTCTTCGAAGCGATATAGCGCCTCATTACCTTACTTATATCTTTCTTGGTGCAATTGAGGCGTTCATGTCTGTTGTAGTGCTGGGTAACGAGAAGCTTTCAAATGACAGAAAAACCCGCGCCACGAATGCGATTTTAAGCGTGTTTCTGAACGGGGCAAAGGTATGA